The nucleotide window TTCTAATGCATAGCGACAAGTCACACGAATTTGTTTATAAATTATACTTTTACTGTTGGACCAACATTGTCATAAACTTCTTATATAACCTCAAATACCCGattttagcattgtaaaaaaataacattCTTCTAATTTGTCACACTTGGTATTGTCTATTGGATAGAAAATTCAAACGAATAAGGAATTAATGAATTTGATTAAATTAACTttacatgaataaataaataaataaataaataaataaataaataaataaataaatgaatagagatagatagatagataaatgaatgaatgaatgaatgaatgaatgaatgaatgaatgaacgaatgaatgaatgaatgaacgaacgaatgaatgaatgaacgaatgacAAATCGAACGAACGAACGACTTCCGACTGTCCTTTACATTCTGAAGCAGCTTAAAAGGAAACGTACTTTGGTTTTTTACTTCGACCTACATCTGTGGTCGTGATGCCGATTAAAATATCAGAAAACAGTGTCTGTCTGGAGCGgtgagtttcaaaatggcgCTCGCGACAACTCTTTTTGCTGATAACCGCGCGTTTAATAAAACCTTGAGATGCACTGATTGGCGTTTATTTCATACGATCTCACGAGATCAAGGAGACCTTTTAGCGAAATGAAGTTATAGAACTTGCTGCTTGTCAAACGAGTGACGCAACATCGGAGGAATTAGACGAACATTGCAACAGAAGATGTATAAAATTGTTGCTCTCTTCAAGGCAGCTATTTTCATCCACCCAGCTTTCAAAAGAAAGCCAAGACAATGTTGTGTTTTGTGACAGCAGCATCACCTGACATCCATACGTCGAGAAAGCTTCATTGGAGAGTTTATACACAACGACCACACGCACGCCTCTACAAGTGTTAATATGATCTCGTTGTTTAAAACGGGGATTCTCGCGAGGCAGCCGCGAGACACATTATAATCACTGAAACACcttgttttaaaaaaagttaAGGGACAAATTCGTGACTTAGCTCAGTGGAAATTGATAAACGGTGATAAGCAGCAAAAAAATGACGCGAATTAGACTTTCCTGCGTCAAAATTACGCGAAATTTGAGATTTCTAATACCTTCAGCTCAAACTGTTGACCGCAAGCCTTTAATATTACGATCATTaccagaaaaatataaaaaaatcaagaaagTTGATTTAAAAAGGCTTCGACAATTGTGTCGTATTATAAGCAGAAGGAGATGACACGGGTCCTTTGTTGCAGCTCTATAAGCAAGCTTTCCTGGGAGTAATAAGGACATTTAAGACTTCGCCAGTAGCTGTAGTATCGCTGAAATGTAATTGAAATcgattttcatttacaaacgaAAGTATTTCCGCAAATTGTAAAATTATAATACAAACCATCCGAAAATATGTTTCATCGGTTATATCTGTGGCAGGGTAATTAATAATATCCATGCGCATACACGGAGGAGACGCTATTAAGCAAGGGGGACTTCTGCCAGCCGTTTCCCGTGCGCTCGAAATCGGAGACTGGCTCTGCAGCAACGGTGCAGTGGTACGGCTAATAGAGCGCGTACTGCGGCTACGAACTGTCTGGAGCCTGTGGAATCTACGTCAACAGAGCAAAAGTGTTGAATTTCGAGAAACCATATTCGTGCAGGCCTAGGGAGAGGTTCTTACCGCAAGGGGATAATTTTGAGAGCTGGATTCTGTAAGAGGGGttaatttttttactcaaatataTGGGAGGCCGCTGGGAAGATTGTATATGGGATACTTTAGGAAGAAACTCTAGCTACTTTTTAGTTATTAATTATGGCAACGGGGAGTACGTATTTACCGGTTGACAAGCTGCGTTGATGATTACTCAAAGCCTAACGAATTCCAACTTTTGAAATCTACTTAACTTTTGATGTAATAATGAGCGTGAATTGGAAGAAAATTAAAAGATTGCATGGCCATCTGAGCTTGGCGAAATGTGTGACGGACAAAGTCGGAAAAGTGAATTGTCGTCGGTCGAAATGAGACTtgtaatcacagtccctctggatagagggactgtgttgtaATGTACATGAGTTGTGCAACATTTGATCGGGTATCATCGGTATATTCATTAGAGAAACGAACTGAAATCAACGAACCTCGTGTTGTCAATTCCAATAGCTTTTTAATATACGACTATCacttttacatttttgattGACGGTTGGGAATGGGGTATATCGGGACAGTCGGTCATTCAAAGAGTGTTGTTCATCCGTCAGATCTTAAACGGTTCGGCCGTGGAACAGGGACGCTAAAGTCCACAGGGGAAAAAACACTTAATGCCATCCTAATCGGACAGAGGCCAGGGCGAGGATTGTGCACGCTAGATTAGGCAAAGAAAACCACTTCTGATTGGAGCCAACAACACGCCGAAGCTAAAGTTTACCAGGCTCAGCCCACTTAACACTGGCTGAAATAAcaacagtgatttttttttaactttggcACGAAGCATGACAAGGCAAGGTATATCGTCAGCGGAAGACGTCAGCTTTACAGAGCCTCGACAAAGTATGTATGCGTACTCAAAATGTTAGACAGGTACAGCAAAACTACCCGCCATCGTTAACTTGCCCCGCGGACAACAACACCATTCCATTATTGGCTATTGTAATGAAATTAGCATGTTTCGTCCAATGTCGTCGcaggtgttatttggtggcgaGTTTCTCTTAAATGTAACTTTTGTGTTGGTGTCTTTTTTATGCCTTGTCTTTGTGTGGTTTCTGCCTTCTAAAGGTACAGTGTTTGTGGCGACTTCAAAATCAATTGGCCCAGCACAGAGTAAACATAACCCGTCAAAGGTATTGATAGGCGATACCGTCCACGCACTCACAGCACCTGTCCAATTTCATGTTCTTCCGTTTACCTGCTTGTTCATTTAtgtttcaaatcaaagttgTCATGGATGAGATAAGTAGAGGTATGTCAAGCTGTAGAACGTCTGAGCTGTAATTAGTCTAAAACTTTCGCAGTAACTTCGTTCATAGGTTCGATTGAAAGTCACTACTAGTTGAAATTAACATCATCCTCCTagcgtttttattttattcccgTCAAAGGGcgatcctctctctctctctctctctctctctctctctctctctctctctctctctctctctctctctctctctctctctctctctctcatcctTTATACTAGGTGTGAATCTTGAAAACTTTTCCAGTTGCTCCCGTCTGAACGTTCACGATAAGTAAAATAAAGATTAAGGACTGAGTTCGCGGGCAATTTTAGTTTatttcagaataaaaaaaaatcatacccCAATTTAATAGTACCACAAAGTCGAATCAAGAAATGAGATTAAAGTAACAAAGATAGTTGAACTTTGTCGCAAAATGTTGCGCTAGATGATTAACAACTAGTATATAGGAAACATTTAAAAACGTTCACTTGATGCCACTTTAAGTCTAAATGACTAGTTGTACTAAAAGTCTAAAAATCTTCAGGTAATGAGAATAAACATTAAGAAATTCATCTGTGATAAGGATAGTGCCTGATGACTTGAAGTGCTAAATGGGTACATTTTCATAcccgtttttttttctttgaaatactacgACAGAGTGTCTCAACTCGGTTCTGAATTCATTGAACTGACTGAAGGATGTTCATTGAATTAATAtccaaaaaaatatacaaaaaaaatcgAGACTTTAAATTTCGTGTTCACACGTactaaatgtcaaaatatttatttctcatgGTACAATTATCGACGACTAGGTCGCACTAAATACGTTTGACTCTCGGAAGGCTTCATTGCTTGATCAAACTATTCAAATAAACCATAAAGTTGCCAACATGATGAAACTGGTTCAGTCGCAACGTTGGCTATGTCTGCCCGAATAGGACGCCCTCTGTAGTTTCGGACCAATGTTTTACACGATTGAGAGAAATAATGCAGAGTGAGAGATGTTTTCGTAAAGATCCCAGTATGTCACGACTGCAAAGTGAGACTGTAAATTACACTTCATAGCTCTACCAATAAACCTGGTCATGAAAAAGttaaatcgatgcaatttcgcCACGAGGCAAAGCCTATATGTATACAAAAGTAGCAATGACACAAACGTAATCCTGTCCAAGAATCCccaacagggctcgaaattagcggtagtcccgcgtccacagactaccatcttttccctggggctaccaaaatccatgaaatggtagcccacacggactaccaaagaccgggacataaaattcagtcagtacttggcgtgcaatgtccaatatctgaactgacgtacttgaatgacaggcattggaagtgatggtcaatgaaaacgcattttcattgcattttgatcataatgtatcaatcacgggcaatatgcctcctccctacagaaagtCCATGGCctatttttagcactgctacagtatgtcaaGTCTCGAGTGCTTCGAAGGTCGTGGTCGTTGTCTGAGGATGAAACAAGTTGCCAATAGATCACTAAACTTTTtagtatcactgttgtccattacgctaaaaaagaccgtttctggtcaccgcgtgcgtcatttcagaacctgcgcgtcatggcATTTTTATTGGGTTACATActgatcagtacagctatccttgatatccctgtttgcatgtccaaaaatgctaaacagaaaaCGATGTATTATGCAGTAATAGTGctaaaccagcattgttaaggaaaaaaaggaaaaaagaaaaccgCGTCACTTTGCATCACTGTTAAGtgccagaaacatttttttttggggggggggggcttatacCTGTTTCCATTTGGTACTAGGTGTGTAAGTAtccacatcaaatgactagaaaatttacTTCATggacagaatcttgaaaaattgctttttcttgtctggttaatgaaaaacaatatccctaaactaaaatatgcatggactaccagccattgtaaCTGGACTACCAactcagaaaatggtagcccaataataataataataataatttattcttctAAAGCGTATAACATAGAATACACCATCTCTATACGCTGTACagttaaaatctgaaaaaaatagttacacaacacaataaaaatacatacaatacatttgttcactaatctaaaaatatacacagaagtaaaacaatttgaaatttaaaaacattttgtcagtAAAAAGTCTAAAAAGCTGTTTTAAAAAGGTAGGTTTTGACCTGcgatttaaaattattaaaaatgttGGTTGATCGAATGGCCTCTGGTAGCTTATTCCACAGCTTAGGAGCACACACTGAGAATGCTCTATCGCCATAACTCTTAATCGTTTTAATTTTTGGCTGAACTAGTGATACACTAGAATTGCTCCTCATGTTTTCACGTATCGGCATCCTGACAGTTATTAGTTCAGAGAGGTAACGCGGCGCTGTATTacaatgaataattttaaatgtcagacaaagaattttgaattgaattcgCTGCTCCACTGGCAGCCAGTGAAGAGCCTGCAGGACAGGAGTCATGTGACACCTATCCCTCACTCTAATCCTGGCTACCAGCCGAGCAGCAGAATTCTGTATGagctgtaatttatttatttcataatcaGGCAGACCGAAAAGTAAGCTGTTACAGTAATCAATTCGAGACGTCACGAATGCGTGAACCAATTTTTCTGCAGAATGCTGGTCCAAAAACTTACGGATCTTTCCTATTCTCCATAGGGCGTGCGATGCAGCACAACACACACTAGCCACTTGTGGTGATAAAGTAGCACCAGAATCTAGGATGACACCAAGGTCACGGACTTTATCAGATGGTCTCACAAAACTTTCACCAATCCGTATATCAGGTGCAAGCCCCCGCACTTCGCTTTTCCTGTTTTGGACGAGAACCAGATTATTTCGGTCTTCGAGTCATTGAGTGCGAGCAAATTTGCTCGCATCCAATGACGGATCTCGTCCACACACGCCTCAATAGAAGCGGCGACAGAGCTCGTGGGGGAATCGCAAGTGATATACAGTTGCGAGTCATCAGCAAAAATTACTGTCTGAAGTCCATGCCGGACAATAATGTCTTCGAGTGGAGACACGTACAAGGAGAACAAAGAGGGACCCAGTACCGCCCCCTGTGGGACACCGTACTTTAGCACGTGCGCGTTTGACACCATCGAGCCACCAATCGAGATCTGCTGCGTCCTCCCATCCATGAACGATCTGACCCAGTCAAGTACTGGCCCCTCAAAACCAAACCTATGGCGCAGTCTTTCGATCAGGATATCATGGTCGATGGTGTCAAACGCAGCTGATAGATCaagtaaaatcaaaacaacatcAACCCTCCTATTGAGAGAGAGCATAATATCGTTATGCACTCGGAGGAGTGCCGTCTCAGTACTATGGCCCTCACGATAGGCGGACTGAAATCTGCCAAACAAGGAGTTCTCACCAAGATATTTTGTGAACTGTATATGCGCACATTTCTCAATAAATTTATCCAGAAACAGACAGTTAGATACTGGTCGGTAGTTTTTCAGTTCGTTTCGGTCAAGACCGGATTTCTTAATAAGAGGTCTAACTATGGCTGATTTACAGTCTTGTGGAAAGGTACCCCTCGCGAATGACTCATTAACAATCTTCGCCAACAACGGCGCTAAAGACTCAATACAATCCTTAACTAGACTAGTAGGCATAGGATCAATTGCCGACGTTTTTGTCGACATCTGGTTCACAACACGAGTAACATCTGCTATGGTCAATGGAGTaaaattcatcaactttgactGACAAGGTGTCGAAACGTCATCATAAGGGCTGCTGCTGACGAGACTCGAACGAATCAAAGAGATTTTGCGaacaaaaaaatctgcaaaagcaTCTGGGATCAAGGCAGTTTCCATTTCAGGTAAAATATTCGCTGATGACTTTTTACCACCTGCAATTTCATCAACAATGGCAAACAGAGATCTAGAGTCAGCATTCTCAATACGGTTACGATGGTATGCAACTTTACATTCATTAAGATGAATATTATACAATGCCCTGACGGTCACGAATGACTGTCTATGAACTTCCAAGCCACTCTTTAGAAATTTACGTTCCAATGATCTCAAAACCCTCCTTTCATCAAGAAGCTCATTGGAAAACCATGGAGCTCGTGGTTTATCACGCATGACTTTGGTTTTCAATGGGGCAAGTTCATCTAGTGCGTTGGTAAGCGTAGTACGGTAGAAAACGGCCAAGTCGTGAACATTCATATTGTCATCCAATGATTGGATTGATGACGTAACCAGATCCTTCAATCGATTCAGGTCAATGTTCTTTAATATTCGGTGTTGTTTCACAGTTTTTGAGGGGCTTGGCCTGACAATATTTGACGTGAAATGAATAGCCGCGTGATCAGATGGTAGACAGTAATCAGTTCTGAAAttggacatacatgtatcagCCGCACGGGTGATCACCAAATCCAGTGTGTGACCATTTTTGTGCGTCGATCCACGGATATGTTGTACAAGTCCAAATGACATTAGAAGATCTTTGAATTTTGTCGCATCTAAGCAGTTTGGATCATCCACATGAATGTTGAAATCGCCGGTTATGACTAAATGACCGGGAGATAGTATTGAACTTTCCAATAGTGTTCCAAATTcaatcaaaaactgagaaatAGTGAGTTTATTTTTCGGCGAATATGGTGGTCTATATACAGCCATCAAATGAATAGTTTCATTATTTGATTGAATATTCAGATCCATGTATTCAAATGTGGACTACCAGGgcaaaaagttaatttcgagccctgcccaAGAACCCGGAAAATATCTCGTAGCTCTAATGTTCGCTGCATTACAGTATATTACCTCCCCCTACTGTTCAAGTCTATTTATCTTCCAAATATGAAGTCGATGCACCTCAGTGCAATCGTTCATGTTGGGCCAAAACTGTCATTTTGGATATACGGCGGCACAAGAGTGCTAGCCATTGCGAAATGATTTTTTCACGTGTTGTTTTCTGTGATGGCCAACTTTGACTAACGGACCGGGTAAAGTCGAGAAAACATCGCATCTTCACCAGTACAGTGTCGTTATTATCCATGAGACCTCTTCATATGCCTGTCTACCACGTGTACGAGTAATTAAAGATTTCAGTTTTGTGGTCTAAGAAAGTTGCCCATTGTAGATGCACTGACACATGCTGCACGTTGCTCAGTCTCGGAAAATTTTCCGATTTAGAGACAATTATTATCAGCAAACCACCTCAGAAGGGGAGGGATGTTAAGATACATCTCAGTTAAAGAGAAACCATCATAACCTAGATCTGACCAAGGTTACAATTTCATAATAGTAAATTTTCCTTTCCTAATGCTGGTCAATATCTTTGTCTTATTCGCTGAGGGAAAAGGGCAGCAGTGATCCAGCCTCTTGCTTAACCCTGAAGAAGGACAGTGTCCCCCCTGGTtcaaattcctggctgcaacacagCTGCAGGACACATTTTTCAGAGATGAGGGCCCCCTCTAGCGCCAATTTCTGTTAGGTCTTTGCTATATGGTCTTCAACCCAATCAACAATTAAGTAATATCACAAGGGGCATAAACTCGCATAAGTTGGTCGTGTTTAGATGCTACGATAGAACTGCATCAGTGTTGATATGGCAAGTTGTACACTGCACTCTCTTGTAACTTATGTTGAAATGACCCAACATGCACAATATGCCAATCATGTGATGGTGGTGAAATCATTGTGTCATAAACTTATGACACATTTGAAAGACAAATCAACGACAGACAACCATATCTCTGGcaccatattttttttatttcaaacttgCTTCCTTCTTTTTAAGGAATGCATTGACTGATGAGGGCGCTCATCACATACAACAATATTTCCACAATTCACATGAGCATTCAACAACAATGCATTTCATCTTGTATTTCCCATGCTAAGCTCTTTCTGTTGTAATCACTGCATGATAACATGTATTCCTCTCAGGATATCATTTTAACTCATGAAATAAATGGAATAGAATTATTGTATGCGATGTGGATGATGCATATTGGGATGTTTCTTAGTCAAAAAGACCGAAGCCCATGTCATCATCCGATTCTTCCTCAGATTCTTCCTTCTTCTCTTCCTTGACTTCTTCCTTGGTTTCTTCAGCGGCTGGGGCAGCAACGGCAAAGGCAGATGGATCAGCCAGGTAAGCTTTCATCTGGAAAGGTGTGGTGGGAAAAATGACAGTTATAAATATCATTGAACGTAACATTTCTGGGAGGTTCTTTACAGGGAGAGAGATGGTTGGACGTTGTATGACAGCAACAGTATTGTACATCATGTAAATGCAGGATTTGATGATGATTTCATGTCTTTGGGAGTTTAACAAGACACTCTTTTACACACACAGGACTGAAATGCTACAAAGGGCATACAACCATGACCTCTTTAATACTCTTGCCAAGGATGGaaagcactggcaaatttctgaaaacaaattttgacctgATATGTATTTGCAGGAGTCTTGATCAAATGCTGTGCAAAGCCAGGTACTTCACTGTGATTTCACTGAAGCAAAAAATGTCAAGAGGACAGCAGAAATTATGTAAAGAAGAAGAGGCACACTGCAACAGGGACTACCCAAAGGAAGAGGATTGATCACTCACTTGATCAGCTTCTTTGAATTCAATGTCAGTCTCAGCAGCAATGGCCAGTAAGTTCTTGAATCCATTGACCATGGAGTGTGGTACACTGGCGACAGTTGGGTAGCCAATCTGTAGTGACACACTGGCTATGTTGGCAATACCCTGTAATAAGACACAAATGATTAAATCCATTAGAGATCAACAATTTGGtcattttgtctacatttttGTGAACCTGTCCTCACTATACAGCTGGTGATATGTCAAGTACAAAGTGCACTATTCTAGGCCAATAAACGTTATCCATCGACAATGACTCATGAATTGAGTTGCATGCTAAACATTCCTTTTTCActgtaaatgaataaataaattgatataaGAAATTCTTTGAGTCTTTTTTATATTTAGTAAAGTGTGAAACAACTGGGGGTTTATGGTCATACACTTTTTGAACCaaaaatttcaaacacaatGTTACTCAGGGACACTCAAAACAATTCTCGTTCATTATTAAGAATAAAATTATTGGAGAAGAGGAACTGCAAACAAATTACGTATATTTAAAATGTACTGACATTAGAAATTCCGTAAGATGCCATTCTCAGTgttaattggggggggggggggggggggggaaattacagttttgattTTCCAGATAAAACTAAAGATTGAGGAAAACAGAGTTCAAACATGTGtcagaccagaaaagtattgtaaatatttgagtgTCTGGCGAATTGTTCCTGAAGTGCTTTGTACTTCAATGGTTGCCCACCTCTGCGAATCTCTTGGCGATATCGTCATCAGTAATATCCAAGACACTGGGTTCGAACACACTACCAGAATCatagactgaaaaaaaaaatgaaattgttgaaagCGGATTAGTTTACATTGGAAATTCTGGTCTTCTAACTTGTTCAAATATCAACACCCTTACTTGTACGCTCTCGTAACCTTAAAACAGAATAAGTCCAATTCTATCAGttgttttgaaaatccaatacatTACAGTTTCAAACAAGACATTGTCAGTACTGTGGATGGTGGTTGAGGATTATCTGTCCAAAGATCTACAGAGTACACAAAAGATATCCTGAGGAGTTCAGAGTTCATTGGATTTGCCTATTAGGAAGACCACTGTCACCATTGGTAATGATGGGTAACTACCATTGCTCATAGTAGTGATAGGATTAAAGTTTTGACAACTGCTTTATGTGTAAGAGCACCCATTTCACTGGAATAATAATTTTTCCATGTCTTGTCACTTCATGATCTTTGACAcgtgaaaatgtgttgatttcTTCTGACCAACCACTGCTTTTTGTATTGGGGCAGAAATATCCTGATCGATGATGCACCTTGCATCCTGTACAAAACAAGATGAGCTCCACTTTGTTCACCCGTATACTGCACCATACACTGTAATTTCGGCAAGTTCATGGTGACAGACACACAACCTTTCAACACATCAGTGGACGGTGTATATGTACTGAATTGcaattacatacagcatacTTTTTGATAAATGAGGATTGCGTTTACCTTGGAACACTTTGAGACCATAGGAGAAGGGAGAAATCTTCAACATGTTCAGAAGTGTTGCTTCTGAAGCGCCGACCTTCTCTCCTATTTTGATCAGATGGACATCATtctgtggaaagaaaaagtGATTAGTATTCGTTTTCAGATTCCTGACTGCAGGTCATACATATGACATGACAAATTGACAAAATCATGCTGTTTTATCATGTTAATCTGATCATACAGCAACTCCGAACTCAACTGAGCATAAACATGAGCTGTAAGTTGTAGCATATTCACCACACAATGGTTGCTTGTGAAGATTGTTAGCAGGgaaattatattttatgaacAGAAATCAAATACTGGAAAATCCATAAAATGTCACAGCTGATAGTGGTCTCCATGCAAAAAGAGTTACCAACAATGACAGCGAAGCTCCTGAAGACAATATATGATAATTAACCAGTACATATGGCTACATGAATGTTTAAAAgctcaagtgtacaatatttcTGTTAGTTTGCATGGTTCTTTTGGTTTGTCTAAACCAGAcaaacaaaatttggattcaaagaATCACTTGAAAAAGCTTCCTGTTACTAGGGAGTTCAGAAACCAATATGGCGGCCGTACGAATTTAAAGCACACTGTAAAAGATGTCAATTTTCAAAGTCTTTTTTGGCAACTCTGGTCACTATTGTGCCTTCAATTTACGATATTTCTTTAATGAAAGCAAATTTACATTGAATTCGCGCTAAAAATAGGGCGTACGTGCAATTTTGAAGTCTCACTCCCCGT belongs to Ptychodera flava strain L36383 chromosome 17, AS_Pfla_20210202, whole genome shotgun sequence and includes:
- the LOC139116000 gene encoding large ribosomal subunit protein uL10-like, which produces MVREDKATWKANYFMKIVQLLDEYPKCFLVGADNVGSKQMQQIRISLRGEGVILMGKNTMMRKAIRGHLENNPDLEKLLPHLKGNVGFVFTKSDLIHVRDKILENKVAAPARAGAIAPVDVRLPAQNTGLGPEKTSFFQALSIPTKIARGTIEILNDVHLIKIGEKVGASEATLLNMLKISPFSYGLKVFQVYDSGSVFEPSVLDITDDDIAKRFAEGIANIASVSLQIGYPTVASVPHSMVNGFKNLLAIAAETDIEFKEADQMKAYLADPSAFAVAAPAAEETKEEVKEEKKEESEEESDDDMGFGLFD